The Myotis daubentonii chromosome 9, mMyoDau2.1, whole genome shotgun sequence genome has a segment encoding these proteins:
- the C9H11orf68 gene encoding UPF0696 protein C11orf68 homolog isoform X1, which produces MGLGPVIALPGPQCPDFKWTDNALRKAWPRRACLGAARTRAPSPPCINARVPDACPSPAGPGGAAGPLLPHQNSHFGPVAHYRCDLGVEPGEELEEEDSPGGREDGFTAEHLAAEAMAADMDPWLVFDARTTPASELDAWLAKYPPSQVTRYGDPSSPNSEPVGWIAAYGQGYIPNSGDVQGLQAAWEALQTSGRPITPGTLRQLAITHHVLSGKWLMHLTPGFKLDHAWAGIARAVVEGRLQVAKVSPRAKEGGRQVICVYTDDFTDRLGVLEADAAIRAAGVKCLLTYKPDVYTYLGIYRANRWHLCPTLYESRFQLGGSARGSRVLDRANNVELT; this is translated from the exons ATGGGCCTCGGACCCGTCAttgccctccctgggcctcagtgtcctgatTTTAAGTGGACGGATAACGCCCTCCGGAAGGCCTGGCCCCGCAGGGCCTGCCTCGGTGCTGCGCGAACGAGGGCTCCTTCGCCGCCCTGCATTAATGCCCGCGTTCCGGACGCCTGCCCGTCACCGGCGGGGCCCGGAGGTGCAGCTGGGCCCTTGCTCCCCCACCAGAATTCACATTTCGGCCCAGTCGCTCACTAcaggtgtgaccttgg GGTAGAGccaggggaggagctggaggaggaggactcTCCAGGCGGCCGTGAGGATGGCTTCACTGCTGAGCACCTGGCTGCCGAGGCCATGGCGGCTGACATGGACCCCTGGTTGGTGTTTGATGCCCGTACCACACCCGCCTCCGAGCTGGATGCCTGGTTAGCCAAGTACCCACCGTCCCAAGTTACCCGCTATGGGGACCCCAGCTCGCCCAACTCTGAGCCTGTGGGCTGGATTGCAGCGTATGGGCAGGGCTACATCCCCAACTCCGGCGACGTGCAGGGCCTGCAAGCAGCCTGGGAGGCTCTGCAGACCAGTGGGCGGCCCATCACCCCGGGTACCCTTCGCCAGCTGGCCATCACCCACCACGTGCTCTCGGGCAAGTGGCTGATGCACCTGACACCTGGCTTCAAGCTGGACCACGCCTGGGCTGGCATTGCTCGGGCCGTGGTCGAGGGCCGGCTTCAGGTGGCCAAAGTGAGCCCACGGGCCAAGGAGGGTGGGCGCCAGGTCATCTGTGTTTACACGGACGACTTCACGGACCGCttgggtgtgctggaggcagatGCAGCTATCCGTGCGGCGGGCGTTAAGTGCCTGCTCACCTACAAGCCTGACGTCTACACCTATCTTGGCATCTACCGGGCCAACCGTTGGCACCTCTGCCCCACTCTGTATGAGAGCCGTTTCCAGCTGGGGGGCAGTGCGCGTGGCTCCCGTGTGCTGGACCGCGCCAATAATGTGGAACTGACTTAG
- the DRAP1 gene encoding dr1-associated corepressor isoform X2: MPSKKKKYNARFPPARIKKIMQTDEEIGKVAAAVPVIISRALELFLESLLKKACQVTQSRNAKTMTTSHLAADCPSLGAQAAGAARGRPLPPFRKQCIELEQQFDFLKDLVASVPDMQGDGEDNHMDGDKGARRGRKPGSSGRKNGGMGSKGKDKKLSGTDSEQEDESEDTDTDGEEETPQAPPQASHPPAHFQSPWQPLFYFLSLCL, encoded by the exons ATGCCGAGCAAGAAGAAGAAGTACAACGCGCGTTTCCCGCCG GCGCGGATCAAGAAGATCATGCAGACGGACGAGGAAATTGGGAAGGTGGCGGCGGCGGTGCCCGTCATCATCT CCCGGGCCCTGGAGCTGTTCCTGGAGTCGCTGTTGAAGAAGGCCTGCCAGGTGACCCAGTCCCGGAACGCCAAGACCATGACCACATCCCACCT AGCTGCTGACTGCCCCTCGCTGGGAGCCCAGGCAGCCGGCGCTGCCAGAGGCCGTCCCCTCCCGCCTTTCAGGAAGCAGTGCATTGAGCTGGAGCAGCAGTTTGACTTCTTGAAGGACCTGGTGGCGTCTGTGCCTGACATGCAGGGGGATGGGGAAGACAACCACATGGACGGGGACAAGGGTGCCCGCAG gggccggaagccaggcagcagCGGCCGGAAGAATGGTGGGATGGGAAGCAAAGGCAAGGACAAGAAGCTATCAGGGACAGACTCGGAGCAGGAG GATGAGTCCGAGGACACTGACACTGATGGGGAAGAGGAGACAccgcaggccccaccccaggccagccaCCCCCCTGCCCACTTTCAGAG
- the C9H11orf68 gene encoding UPF0696 protein C11orf68 homolog isoform X2 has translation MAAAAAAVAGAGRGGGGGGAEPRQDRSGARSWSGAERNEGRRVEPGEELEEEDSPGGREDGFTAEHLAAEAMAADMDPWLVFDARTTPASELDAWLAKYPPSQVTRYGDPSSPNSEPVGWIAAYGQGYIPNSGDVQGLQAAWEALQTSGRPITPGTLRQLAITHHVLSGKWLMHLTPGFKLDHAWAGIARAVVEGRLQVAKVSPRAKEGGRQVICVYTDDFTDRLGVLEADAAIRAAGVKCLLTYKPDVYTYLGIYRANRWHLCPTLYESRFQLGGSARGSRVLDRANNVELT, from the exons atggcggcggcggcggcggccgtggcgggggcggggcgcggcggcggcggcggcggcgcggagcCCAGGCAGGACCGGAGCGGGGCCCGGAGCTGGTCCGGTGCCGAGCGCAACGAAGGCCGAAG GGTAGAGccaggggaggagctggaggaggaggactcTCCAGGCGGCCGTGAGGATGGCTTCACTGCTGAGCACCTGGCTGCCGAGGCCATGGCGGCTGACATGGACCCCTGGTTGGTGTTTGATGCCCGTACCACACCCGCCTCCGAGCTGGATGCCTGGTTAGCCAAGTACCCACCGTCCCAAGTTACCCGCTATGGGGACCCCAGCTCGCCCAACTCTGAGCCTGTGGGCTGGATTGCAGCGTATGGGCAGGGCTACATCCCCAACTCCGGCGACGTGCAGGGCCTGCAAGCAGCCTGGGAGGCTCTGCAGACCAGTGGGCGGCCCATCACCCCGGGTACCCTTCGCCAGCTGGCCATCACCCACCACGTGCTCTCGGGCAAGTGGCTGATGCACCTGACACCTGGCTTCAAGCTGGACCACGCCTGGGCTGGCATTGCTCGGGCCGTGGTCGAGGGCCGGCTTCAGGTGGCCAAAGTGAGCCCACGGGCCAAGGAGGGTGGGCGCCAGGTCATCTGTGTTTACACGGACGACTTCACGGACCGCttgggtgtgctggaggcagatGCAGCTATCCGTGCGGCGGGCGTTAAGTGCCTGCTCACCTACAAGCCTGACGTCTACACCTATCTTGGCATCTACCGGGCCAACCGTTGGCACCTCTGCCCCACTCTGTATGAGAGCCGTTTCCAGCTGGGGGGCAGTGCGCGTGGCTCCCGTGTGCTGGACCGCGCCAATAATGTGGAACTGACTTAG
- the DRAP1 gene encoding dr1-associated corepressor isoform X3, producing MPSKKKKYNARFPPARIKKIMQTDEEIGKVAAAVPVIISRALELFLESLLKKACQVTQSRNAKTMTTSHLKQCIELEQQFDFLKDLVASVPDMQGDGEDNHMDGDKGARRGRKPGSSGRKNGGMGSKGKDKKLSGTDSEQEDESEDTDTDGEEETPQAPPQASHPPAHFQSPPTPFTPFTSTLPLPPPPAPPGPSGPDAEDEEDYDS from the exons ATGCCGAGCAAGAAGAAGAAGTACAACGCGCGTTTCCCGCCG GCGCGGATCAAGAAGATCATGCAGACGGACGAGGAAATTGGGAAGGTGGCGGCGGCGGTGCCCGTCATCATCT CCCGGGCCCTGGAGCTGTTCCTGGAGTCGCTGTTGAAGAAGGCCTGCCAGGTGACCCAGTCCCGGAACGCCAAGACCATGACCACATCCCACCT GAAGCAGTGCATTGAGCTGGAGCAGCAGTTTGACTTCTTGAAGGACCTGGTGGCGTCTGTGCCTGACATGCAGGGGGATGGGGAAGACAACCACATGGACGGGGACAAGGGTGCCCGCAG gggccggaagccaggcagcagCGGCCGGAAGAATGGTGGGATGGGAAGCAAAGGCAAGGACAAGAAGCTATCAGGGACAGACTCGGAGCAGGAG GATGAGTCCGAGGACACTGACACTGATGGGGAAGAGGAGACAccgcaggccccaccccaggccagccaCCCCCCTGCCCACTTTCAGAG CCCCCCAACACCTTTCACGCCCTTCACCTCgactctgcctctgcccccgcccccagcgcccCCGGGCCCCTCAGGACCTGATGCAGAGGACGAAGAGGATTATGACTCCTAG
- the DRAP1 gene encoding dr1-associated corepressor isoform X1, with protein MPSKKKKYNARFPPARIKKIMQTDEEIGKVAAAVPVIISRALELFLESLLKKACQVTQSRNAKTMTTSHLAADCPSLGAQAAGAARGRPLPPFRKQCIELEQQFDFLKDLVASVPDMQGDGEDNHMDGDKGARRGRKPGSSGRKNGGMGSKGKDKKLSGTDSEQEDESEDTDTDGEEETPQAPPQASHPPAHFQSPPTPFTPFTSTLPLPPPPAPPGPSGPDAEDEEDYDS; from the exons ATGCCGAGCAAGAAGAAGAAGTACAACGCGCGTTTCCCGCCG GCGCGGATCAAGAAGATCATGCAGACGGACGAGGAAATTGGGAAGGTGGCGGCGGCGGTGCCCGTCATCATCT CCCGGGCCCTGGAGCTGTTCCTGGAGTCGCTGTTGAAGAAGGCCTGCCAGGTGACCCAGTCCCGGAACGCCAAGACCATGACCACATCCCACCT AGCTGCTGACTGCCCCTCGCTGGGAGCCCAGGCAGCCGGCGCTGCCAGAGGCCGTCCCCTCCCGCCTTTCAGGAAGCAGTGCATTGAGCTGGAGCAGCAGTTTGACTTCTTGAAGGACCTGGTGGCGTCTGTGCCTGACATGCAGGGGGATGGGGAAGACAACCACATGGACGGGGACAAGGGTGCCCGCAG gggccggaagccaggcagcagCGGCCGGAAGAATGGTGGGATGGGAAGCAAAGGCAAGGACAAGAAGCTATCAGGGACAGACTCGGAGCAGGAG GATGAGTCCGAGGACACTGACACTGATGGGGAAGAGGAGACAccgcaggccccaccccaggccagccaCCCCCCTGCCCACTTTCAGAG CCCCCCAACACCTTTCACGCCCTTCACCTCgactctgcctctgcccccgcccccagcgcccCCGGGCCCCTCAGGACCTGATGCAGAGGACGAAGAGGATTATGACTCCTAG
- the DRAP1 gene encoding dr1-associated corepressor isoform X4, whose amino-acid sequence MSGGQEGIKKARIKKIMQTDEEIGKVAAAVPVIISRALELFLESLLKKACQVTQSRNAKTMTTSHLAADCPSLGAQAAGAARGRPLPPFRKQCIELEQQFDFLKDLVASVPDMQGDGEDNHMDGDKGARRGRKPGSSGRKNGGMGSKGKDKKLSGTDSEQEDESEDTDTDGEEETPQAPPQASHPPAHFQSPPTPFTPFTSTLPLPPPPAPPGPSGPDAEDEEDYDS is encoded by the exons GCGCGGATCAAGAAGATCATGCAGACGGACGAGGAAATTGGGAAGGTGGCGGCGGCGGTGCCCGTCATCATCT CCCGGGCCCTGGAGCTGTTCCTGGAGTCGCTGTTGAAGAAGGCCTGCCAGGTGACCCAGTCCCGGAACGCCAAGACCATGACCACATCCCACCT AGCTGCTGACTGCCCCTCGCTGGGAGCCCAGGCAGCCGGCGCTGCCAGAGGCCGTCCCCTCCCGCCTTTCAGGAAGCAGTGCATTGAGCTGGAGCAGCAGTTTGACTTCTTGAAGGACCTGGTGGCGTCTGTGCCTGACATGCAGGGGGATGGGGAAGACAACCACATGGACGGGGACAAGGGTGCCCGCAG gggccggaagccaggcagcagCGGCCGGAAGAATGGTGGGATGGGAAGCAAAGGCAAGGACAAGAAGCTATCAGGGACAGACTCGGAGCAGGAG GATGAGTCCGAGGACACTGACACTGATGGGGAAGAGGAGACAccgcaggccccaccccaggccagccaCCCCCCTGCCCACTTTCAGAG CCCCCCAACACCTTTCACGCCCTTCACCTCgactctgcctctgcccccgcccccagcgcccCCGGGCCCCTCAGGACCTGATGCAGAGGACGAAGAGGATTATGACTCCTAG